The sequence CGTATGCGAGCGCTCGATAGCTCGGGTATACGCAAGATATTCGACCTGGCTGCGCAGATGAAAAGCCCGGTCAACCTGTCGATCGGCCAGCCCGATTTCGACGTGCCCGAGCCGATTCGCCAGGCCGCCGTCGAAGCCATCGGCTCGCGCAAGAATGGCTATTCACCGACGCAAGGCATCGGCGCGCTCGTCGAGAAGCTGCAAGCTCGCGTTAGCGCTCAATACGGCCATGCCGATCGCAAGACTTTGGTGACCAGCGGCACCAGCGGCGGGCTGGTGCTGGCTCTGCAAGTGCTCGTGAATCCCGGCGACGAAGTGATCGTTTTCGATCCCTACTTCGTCAGCTATCCGGCGCTTGTGGAACTTGCCGGCGGGCGCCCCGTGCTGGTCGATACTTACCCGACGTTCCGCATCGATTTCGACAAGTTGCGGGCGGCGATCACACCGCGGACGAAGGCCATTATTTTCGCCAGCCCGGCCAACCCCACGGGCGTCACGGCCACCGAAGCCGACGTGCGCGCACTCGCCGCGCTGGCGGCCGAGCGCGATATCGCGCTGATCAGCGACGAAATCTACGAGCGGTTCTGCTACGACGCGCCGTTCGTTTCGCCGGCGCGCTACAACGATCGCACGATCGTCGTCGACGGGTTCAGCAAGACCTACGCCATGACCGGCTGGCGGCTGGGCTTTGCGCATGGGCCGGCCGAGATCATTCAAGAGATGGGCAAACTGCAGCAATACACGTTCGTGTGCGCGCCGCAGCCGGTGCAATGGGCCGGCATCGCGGCCCTGGACGTCGACATGACGCCGCACATCGCCGACTATCGCCGCAAGCGCGACCGGCTCGTGGCCGGCTTGGCGGGCAAGTACGAAGTCGTGACTCCCGGCGGCGCCTTCTACGCCTTCCCGCGCGTGCCGCAAGGCACGGCGAGCGACTTCGTCGAACGAGCCATCGCCCGCGAGCTATTGATCATCCCGGGTAAGATTTTCAGCCGGGCCGATACTCATTT comes from Pirellulales bacterium and encodes:
- a CDS encoding aminotransferase class I/II-fold pyridoxal phosphate-dependent enzyme, whose product is MHGSWIAQRMRALDSSGIRKIFDLAAQMKSPVNLSIGQPDFDVPEPIRQAAVEAIGSRKNGYSPTQGIGALVEKLQARVSAQYGHADRKTLVTSGTSGGLVLALQVLVNPGDEVIVFDPYFVSYPALVELAGGRPVLVDTYPTFRIDFDKLRAAITPRTKAIIFASPANPTGVTATEADVRALAALAAERDIALISDEIYERFCYDAPFVSPARYNDRTIVVDGFSKTYAMTGWRLGFAHGPAEIIQEMGKLQQYTFVCAPQPVQWAGIAALDVDMTPHIADYRRKRDRLVAGLAGKYEVVTPGGAFYAFPRVPQGTASDFVERAIARELLIIPGKIFSRADTHFRISYAASNETIDRGVEILRSIA